Proteins from a genomic interval of Cucumis melo cultivar AY chromosome 7, USDA_Cmelo_AY_1.0, whole genome shotgun sequence:
- the LOC103492946 gene encoding protein GRAVITROPIC IN THE LIGHT 1-like isoform X2, whose product MMDSVKPSAVSSKKSKLARTFAKVLHIRMLSGVSAVDGVEKRKRMTVVKNNGVADSESDSFDCSDEDQQERGAMEAFLAKLFASITALKAAYAQLQYAQCPFDVDGIQLADRSIVSELKSLSELKRCFVKKQFDLLLPETAMLSAELVEQKSVVKLYEISVKKLNSQLRLKDSEIIFLKEKLEEAKSNTKVLEKRMNQSGPLENLQLSAINSNHMARVLRHAVKTIRSFVQLLIDEMKCCGWDIDEAASAIEPDIVYFKEEHKCFAFEAFVCRVMFEGFHFPNFALPNESLPPDKNQQKKLYLRRFAETKSLKSKELLGHGQKPSSTFAKFCRVKYLQLVHPKMESSLFGNLNQRSVVSSGRIPETAFFATFADMARWVWLLHCLAFSFEPEASIFQVNKGCRFTDVYMKAVTEEVFVLSTQPDLRVAFTVVPGFYIGKTIIQCQVYLSQSQQQQHNHHVNPVQTKQR is encoded by the exons ATG ATGGATTCCGTAAAACCCTCTGCTGTATCGTCGAAGAAGAGCAAACTAGCTCGTACTTTTGCGAAAGTTCTTCACATTCGAATGTTGAGTGGAGTTTCAGCGGTCGATGGAGTCGAGAAACGTAAGCGGATGACGGTGGTTAAGAATAATGGTGTAGCGGATAGTGAATCGGATTCGTTTGATTGCAGTGATGAAGATCAGCAAGAGAGAGGTGCAATGGAGGCATTCCTTGCAAAATTGTTTGCTAGCATTACTGCTTTAAAAGCTGCTTATGCTCAATTACAATATGCACAATGTCCATTTGATGTTGATGGGATCCAACTTGCGGATCGAAGTATCGTGTCGGAGTTGAAGAGTTTGTCGGAACTTAAACGATGTTTTGTTAAGAAACAGTTTGATCTTCTTCTGCCCGAAACCGCAATGTTGTCGGCGGAACTTGTCGAGCAAAAGAGTGTTGTGAAACTGTACGAAATTTCAGTGAAGAAGCTGAACTCTCAGTTGAGACTTAAGGACTCTGAGATTATATTTCTCAAGGAGAAGTTGGAGGAAGCCAAGAGCAACACGAAGGTTCTAGAGAAGAGGATGAATCAAAGCGGTCCACTCGAAAACCTTCAGCTTTCTGCCATAAACTCGAATCACATGGCTCGAGTCCTTCGTCATGCAGTTAAAACCATTAGAAGTTTTGTCCAATTGTTGATTGATGAGATGAAATGTTGTGGTTGGGATATTGATGAAGCTGCCTCTGCAATCGAACCAGACATAGTTTACTTCAAAGAAGAGCATAAATGTTTCGCTTTCGAGGCGTTCGTATGCCGAGTAATGTTCGAGGGCTTCCATTTCCCCAACTTTGCTCTTCCAAACGAGTCCCTACCACCGGACAAGAATCAGCAGAAGAAGCTATACTTGAGGAGGTTCGCCGAgacaaaatcattaaaatccAAAGAGCTCCTTGGACATGGCCAGAAACCCAGTTCGACATTCGCAAAATTCTGCCGTGTCAAGTATTTGCAGCTAGTACACCCGAAAATGGAGTCGTCGCTGTTCGGGAACTTGAACCAAAGAAGCGTAGTGAGTTCAGGTAGAATCCCAGAGACTGCATTCTTTGCCACATTTGCAGACATGGCTAGATGGGTGTGGCTCCTCCATTGCTTAGCCTTCTCCTTTGAACCCGAGGCATCGATCTTTCaagtaaacaaaggatgtcgaTTCACCGACGTGTACATGAAAGCTGTAACTGAAGAAGTCTTCGTCCTTTCCACACAACCGGACCTTCGAGTGGCATTCACAGTGGTACCCGGATTCTACATTGGTAAAACTATAATACAATGCCAAGTTTACCTATCTCAATCACAACAACAGCAACATAATCATCATGTTAACCCTGTCCAGACAAAACAAAGGTAA
- the LOC103492946 gene encoding protein GRAVITROPIC IN THE LIGHT 1-like isoform X1 yields MDSVKPSAVSSKKSKLARTFAKVLHIRMLSGVSAVDGVEKRKRMTVVKNNGVADSESDSFDCSDEDQQERGAMEAFLAKLFASITALKAAYAQLQYAQCPFDVDGIQLADRSIVSELKSLSELKRCFVKKQFDLLLPETAMLSAELVEQKSVVKLYEISVKKLNSQLRLKDSEIIFLKEKLEEAKSNTKVLEKRMNQSGPLENLQLSAINSNHMARVLRHAVKTIRSFVQLLIDEMKCCGWDIDEAASAIEPDIVYFKEEHKCFAFEAFVCRVMFEGFHFPNFALPNESLPPDKNQQKKLYLRRFAETKSLKSKELLGHGQKPSSTFAKFCRVKYLQLVHPKMESSLFGNLNQRSVVSSGRIPETAFFATFADMARWVWLLHCLAFSFEPEASIFQVNKGCRFTDVYMKAVTEEVFVLSTQPDLRVAFTVVPGFYIGKTIIQCQVYLSQSQQQQHNHHVNPVQTKQR; encoded by the coding sequence ATGGATTCCGTAAAACCCTCTGCTGTATCGTCGAAGAAGAGCAAACTAGCTCGTACTTTTGCGAAAGTTCTTCACATTCGAATGTTGAGTGGAGTTTCAGCGGTCGATGGAGTCGAGAAACGTAAGCGGATGACGGTGGTTAAGAATAATGGTGTAGCGGATAGTGAATCGGATTCGTTTGATTGCAGTGATGAAGATCAGCAAGAGAGAGGTGCAATGGAGGCATTCCTTGCAAAATTGTTTGCTAGCATTACTGCTTTAAAAGCTGCTTATGCTCAATTACAATATGCACAATGTCCATTTGATGTTGATGGGATCCAACTTGCGGATCGAAGTATCGTGTCGGAGTTGAAGAGTTTGTCGGAACTTAAACGATGTTTTGTTAAGAAACAGTTTGATCTTCTTCTGCCCGAAACCGCAATGTTGTCGGCGGAACTTGTCGAGCAAAAGAGTGTTGTGAAACTGTACGAAATTTCAGTGAAGAAGCTGAACTCTCAGTTGAGACTTAAGGACTCTGAGATTATATTTCTCAAGGAGAAGTTGGAGGAAGCCAAGAGCAACACGAAGGTTCTAGAGAAGAGGATGAATCAAAGCGGTCCACTCGAAAACCTTCAGCTTTCTGCCATAAACTCGAATCACATGGCTCGAGTCCTTCGTCATGCAGTTAAAACCATTAGAAGTTTTGTCCAATTGTTGATTGATGAGATGAAATGTTGTGGTTGGGATATTGATGAAGCTGCCTCTGCAATCGAACCAGACATAGTTTACTTCAAAGAAGAGCATAAATGTTTCGCTTTCGAGGCGTTCGTATGCCGAGTAATGTTCGAGGGCTTCCATTTCCCCAACTTTGCTCTTCCAAACGAGTCCCTACCACCGGACAAGAATCAGCAGAAGAAGCTATACTTGAGGAGGTTCGCCGAgacaaaatcattaaaatccAAAGAGCTCCTTGGACATGGCCAGAAACCCAGTTCGACATTCGCAAAATTCTGCCGTGTCAAGTATTTGCAGCTAGTACACCCGAAAATGGAGTCGTCGCTGTTCGGGAACTTGAACCAAAGAAGCGTAGTGAGTTCAGGTAGAATCCCAGAGACTGCATTCTTTGCCACATTTGCAGACATGGCTAGATGGGTGTGGCTCCTCCATTGCTTAGCCTTCTCCTTTGAACCCGAGGCATCGATCTTTCaagtaaacaaaggatgtcgaTTCACCGACGTGTACATGAAAGCTGTAACTGAAGAAGTCTTCGTCCTTTCCACACAACCGGACCTTCGAGTGGCATTCACAGTGGTACCCGGATTCTACATTGGTAAAACTATAATACAATGCCAAGTTTACCTATCTCAATCACAACAACAGCAACATAATCATCATGTTAACCCTGTCCAGACAAAACAAAGGTAA
- the LOC103492947 gene encoding ras-related protein RABA1b-like translates to MAGYRADDDYDYLFKVVLIGDSGVGKSNLLSRFTKNEFNLESKSTIGVEFATRTLNVDGKVIKAQIWDTAGQERYRAITSAYYRGAVGALLVYDVTRHATFENVDRWLKELKNHTDSNIVVMLVGNKSDLRHLVAVPTEDGKSYAERESLYFIETSALEAVNVEKAFAEVLTQIYHIVSKKAVEGGENGSASAVPAQGEKINIKDESGLNRMKCCSS, encoded by the exons ATGGCTGGTTACAGAGCTGATGATGATTACGACTACCTATTCAAGGTCGTTTTGATTGGGGACTCCGGCGTCGGTAAGTCCAATTTGCTCTCCAGATTTACTAAGAACGAGTTCAATCTCGAGTCCAAATCCACCATTGGTGTCGAGTTCGCTACCAGGACCTTGAACGTCGATGGCAAAGTTATCAAAGCTCAGATTTGGGACACTGCTGGCCAAGAAAG GTACCGTGCCATCACTAGTGCCTACTATCGTGGAGCGGTCGGTGCACTCCTTGTATATGATGTCACTCGTCATGCAACATTCGAGAATGTGGACCGGTggctaaaagaattgaagaaccACACAGATTCCAACATTGTCGTGATGCTTGTTGGAAACAAATCTGATCTTCGCCACCTTGTTGCTGTTCCGACAGAAGATGGTAAGTCCTATGCGGAAAGGGAATCACTGTACTTCATCGAAACCTCTGCACTAGAAGCAGTCAATGTGGAGAAAGCATTTGCTGAGGTCCTAACTCAGATCTATCACATTGTAAGCAAGAAGGCCGTTGAAGGAGGAGAAAATGGATCTGCTTCGGCTGTCCCTGCCCAGGGGGAGAAAATAAACATCAAAGATGAATCGGGTTTAAACAGAATGAAATGTTGCTCGAGCTAA
- the LOC103492949 gene encoding pathogen-related protein isoform X3 has product MELSHKIKLQDFNTINPRKFKLFVNGREGLSGEETLRIGSYNAFLKSPLPEEFQYYKAEEETFESSHEAFRSCFPRGFAWEVIEVYSPPPLIAFKFRHWGFFEGPFKSHSPTGELVEFYGLATLKVDEALKVEEAEVYYDPAELFGGLLKGKITASESQSKENVKEDLAASVGCPFFKPKE; this is encoded by the exons TACAGGATTTCAACACCATAAACCCTCGCAAGTTCAAGCTTTTCGTTAATG GAAGAGAAGGACTTTCAGGAGAAGAAACACTGAGAATTGGAAGCTACAATGCATTCCTGAAGAGTCCTTTACCAGAGGAATTTCAATATTACAAAGCAGAGGAAGAGACATTTGAATCATCTCACGAAGCATTTAGGTCTTGTTTTCCAAGAGGATTTGCATGGGAAGTTATTGAAGTTTATTCACCTCCTCCTTTGATTGCCTTCAAGTTTAGGCATTGGGGTTTCTTTGAAGGACCTTTCAAATCACATTCCCCAACTGGTGAATTGGTTGAATTCTATGGCTTGGCAACTCTCAAG GTTGATGAAGCACTGAAGGTTGAAGAAGCTGAAGTGTATTATGATCCAGCTGAGCTATTTGGAGGTCTTTTGAAGGGGAAAATTACTGCCTCAGAATCCCAAAGCAAAGAGAATGTGAAAGAGGATTTAGCAGCTTCAGTTGGCTGTCCATTCTTCAAGCCAAAGGAGTAA